GGCATTGAGTTCAATTACCCAAAGTGGTTCCAAGCAGGCACACCTCACACCTGTACCACAATACAAGAAATGGAAACATCTCTCCATTGGGAAGGGGAAGAAAATGTACACAACTTAGTTATCAAGTTTGAGAGAAGATCTCATTATTTGCACGTGTTTATGATTCTCCCTCCTTGAATTCTTCTGCTTCCTTTGCTTTTTCATATCTAATAATGTTCTGTATGCAAACCTATGATGGAGGATGACACATTGACACTGATTGAAGCTTTCTATCATCACAAGATTGAGGAAATGGCTATTATCATTTATCATTATTGTTATGGTGCATCCTATTTTGCACAGCTTTTACAGCTGCAACTCTGGCTGCATTGGCTGATTTATTAGCTGCTGCCACTACTTTATTCATTCCTTCATCCACCTTTGACATGTTGTAAGTTTTCTCAGCAGCAGAATGTGCATCCTACGCAGAATGACAGAAGAAATACCATGGTTTACTAGATTGCTCACGCAGCTTAAGCAGAAAGACACGTTGATGAAGTTGGTGAAAAATCAGGTTTCTTCCTTATGTTGTTATTTGATTATCCTTCttatgagtgcatatttatacccacatttatgttttaaaattaaatttttgatgaaattcatgtgcttgaatgattgatttaaagaggatttgtgatgatttgatatattgtgtttggaattaaaagagacttaaaaagtgattttaattgtataaattattcttggaaattcttacgtttatttgtgcagctgaaattataagttctatTAGTCCAAATGGCAATTTAAGGctcaaaatcaggttttatttggaaaataatgtacagatgggccaaacagacagactttacccttgcacctcctaaaCTAtctacatacactcctatttctgaaacaggccaacaaccaagcccaaacactaagccttTTCTCCTACACCCCACTAAGTTTCCTGTTCCTACCCATCCTAAGCCAAACTCCACCAGATTCAGtcacgtgtccaaatcctccaaACACAGATCTAACCATTAAGAAGTTGTCACGTCATTAATCCTCTGCACACCAAATAGACCAACCACATGCTGCCACATCACCCCCCTCTACCACATCATCATCTTTCCCccagaaaccctaattcccaaaTCCAAACCCTAGCCACCTATGATGCCGTCCACCGCTGCCGCGCAACCTCCACGGCCACCGTTCATCTCCTCCTTTCTCGCCGGCGCATCAACGGACCACCACTCCCGCCACCACAGCGCCTCAACCATGCCGCCCTGTCACCGGACAATCACCATCTTCCTCGTGAGATCCGCCGCTTCACCCAGCACTACCGTCAACCTTCACGCCGTCGCCATCCTTTCCGTCACGCGCAAACAAGTGTCACCGTCGCACCACCAAACCGCTTCCGTCACTGCCGTGCCACCACCACGTCGCGACCTCCATCATCAATCTCCATCTCTGATCGCAACATCACCTTGTGGGACACCTTGCCGCCTCCACGCCACTCGCGCCTTGCCACTACAGCACCACCGCTGCCATGACCGCAACCACGAACTCCGCCACTGCCAGCAACTCGTACTGCCAGCAACTCGCACCGCCATCACGATTCACGTTCATCACCATCAACACCATCGCGAGTTCTTCATCGCCCCAGCAATCGCGATCCAACCTGCATCAGAAACACAACTCGCGAGAATCACCCAAACCTTAAGCCGTCGTTGCACAACAACCACCTTCATCGTCCTTCGCCTTCAAAGTGCTACCCAAATAGCCACCGCGTCGCTGTAATCACAGACAAGAACCAAGAAGGGCTTTCAATTCACCAAGTAGCATTGTAACAGGAGGAAGAAGTCGCGCCCATCAGAATTTCTCGCGTCTTCACACATGACGGCTCAAGAGTTTCCCCGTATCCCCAATTtgctgaaaccctaattttgggtggagAAGGAGATTGACACGTGGCGGGCATTCATTGAGCGCGTCCTTtctctggtcaaagctggtcaacagtGGTTCTGttgcaattttggagaattctgaagggtctaaagtgcagatagaggaaatttcagggcttatgtgtaattttggaaattcagaaaagctaaaagataaaattcagttgttgaattaatttaatttgggaatatcaatagaaaatatcttccaaataatgttataattatctaaatcttttagttatttggaagatataagataaaatattctatcaactgaatattcagagtccaagcccaatcaagccctatataaagagacctaggggaggcagaaaagggacttgacttcattcattcattcaccacttctctctctcttatttcatgtTGTATTCAACTttattcatggagagctaaacATCTAGAAAGAGCTAaacatctagggctattctgctataattccattatggattctaaggttagattgagttaatgcaattgtttattttgattattgctttaagttgttctctctatgtttttcatctctctatcaaattaaaagcaaagattcttgcatcataatgtgtttgaatctacatgcatattgattatatgagttctagggtttctaggtttaattgagaatctactttgatttaatttaggaactttcatatgattaaatggttttttactatcaattgagaatgtactttgattggtagtaataatttcaactataatcaattgagaatttactttgattgattaacttttaatttggttaggagatttaagaatagacatgattaaacacaataggatttgattgagaatgtactttggttgaattcattgtgaataatctagaaaggttttgcatttgattgagaatttactttggttaagtgcatgatcgctctcaaattaattaagaatgtactttaattaatttgaaacttaaataataatcaattgaacaattatctgtgaataaccgatgatgaatctatcttggaaaaacagtgaaattagcctatttcattataatcgtttttaagtttcgtatttgttctttaaaccttctccaaacatcatttttattcttgaacattgcatTACATTcataaaacatcatttttattcttgaacattgcattacattcataagattcaaatattaaaaggcaatttcgtattcattgggagacgactcagggttactttaatcctatctactttcttgaatactacttggcaatactgaagttgtcttgaaaagtagtattaatttgatagcttcaacgataACTTATCACCTTCATAATAACAACCATGAAGAAACAAGGAAAGGAAATGTTCTTGGTATAAGTAACTACATGCATATTCATCAACCATAAGTGCAAAATATAACATTACCTGTACTGCATTGGAAACCTTGGCATGGTCCACATCACACGGAGACCCATTAGGACTGTTATGTCTTTTAGGATCATCAAGAATTCCATTGTGCCAATGACCACATTGTGTTTCCCCATTTCTAAAAGTGTACATTCCAAGTCCTTGTCTTCTTCCTTCATGCCATGCCCCCTCATACTGATGACCATTCTGAAATTGATACACTCCAAAACCATGCATCTTGTCTGCAAAATATTCCCCAGCGTATATGTCCCCATTTCTGCAGTACACATAAAATGAGACTGTAAAGACATTTAAAAGATACTTCTAGTATTTGTTGAATAAACCAAGCCTTTTCCACCACCAGTTTTCTACTGTAATGCATTCAATATACGTGCAGAACTAAAGATACCAcaacattaatgaaaataacAGCCTTGCACCACCTTCCAATGAGACTGTTCTTTGATCCGTGCTAAAAAATGAGAAGTGGTTAAGAATAGGGAAATTATACATTTCATGAAACGTGGATCAAATTCATTATTGAGTTCAAGTAATTGAGAAGCATTGATATAAGCCTTGTTTgaataaacttttcaaaagacgcataaaagaagaaaaaaaaaggtaaaatgaattaaattcatcttatattttaagattAGTATTTCCATGTATTAAAATTCAGCTTTTGCAGAAGTTAAATGAGAGGGTTTCTATAAACTGACACAAGTGTAATCTAGTCTTAACTCAATAGAAACTTAATTAATCCAGttttacttctttattttcatctcCTATGAAGATTTTAATGAGACCTTTATCCATACAGAAAGCTAAGCTATCCTAGTAACATTAAGGACTGAAATGAATGACACTTTACAACATCATAACTAAAGCATCTGGACAAAttgtaaattgaaaaaaaaaaacacacctGAAATGGTACTGTCCGTGTCCATGTTTGACACCCCATTTGAACTCCCCAACATAGCGGCTCCCATCATAGCAAGTGTGGTCTCCAAACCCATGACACTGCCCATTAGACCACTCACCACCATACACATCACCATTGTAGAACCTGTAGATCCCCATTCCATGCCTCAAACCCTTCTTATACTGCCCTCTATACCTGCTGCCCCTTGCCCATGTCTCAACACCATACCCATCATACTTCCCATCAACCCAATCCCCCTCATACCTCCCACTCATGTGATAGTGATAAACCCCACTCCCCCAACACTTCCCCTTCTGGAATTCACCCTCGTACACATCCCCATTGCTGTGAACTTGCACCCAACACCCCGAACTCGTGCTCTTCGTTTGCTTAGGATTGGACCCAATAGACCACACCACAGGGTGAGTAGAAGGGGAggaggaagaagtagaagatgatgatgatgatgatgataatttgACGGGGAACAGTCGAGTGAAGAGCAACAGTCCCAGATTGAGGGAAATCAACAGCGCTGCTGAGAAAGCAATCACGAAAAAGAAATCGAAAGGTTCAGCGTTTGAAAAGAGAAAGTAgagggagggggggggggggggggggggggggggggggggggggggaggagATGAGGAAACGGAAGCGAGGGAGAAGGTTCGAAGTTCGAAACTTTGCGCCAAAGGGTGTCGGAAAGTGATGGCAGGGGAGGGTGATGACGGGTATTCTCTTGCGGGGCGAGGCTTGAGATGGGTGGTCGGAGAAGCGTTCATTGTGACATGGAGTGTTTGGTGAGTTTGGTGGCAGTGGATGAATTGAGAAACGGATTCGGGTCGGGTTTTGGTGAATTGGGATTGAAGTGGCATCCTCAGAAGAGAGGTGAGAGTCCTCTTCTCCGATGTGAAGTTGGAGGTTGTGGTGGTGATGCATTAACAGAGAAAGTGACACTATGACAGTGttgttttaatatatgtatgtatgtgtgtaaGAAATTCAGTGATTGTGATTATGGTTGTGTTTTTGTTGATTCTGGGTTTGGTTTATTTGGTTGGAATGAGAGGGAAACAAATGAGTGAAAGTGCAGTGTGTGATTGTTTAGGAACGAATGCAACCAGTAATACCAATGGGATGGGAGCAGAAGAGGAATTTTGAAAGGCGTCCGTGTGAAAGAACAGAGACCTGGGTGTTGTGTGAATTTTCTAAATTGCCACTTGAAGTATaatctctctttttattttagtacaaattgttttttctaattttataaataaaatatattattttattgtaaattttgtgtatatatatgtgtgtgcttgtggttatattatattttaatttacttatagattataaaaagatttatctttataaacaattatgtgaGTAATTTTACGtcattttaaatcattttttaattttaaatatagaacttatattttcaaagaactcttatcaatatttttaattcacttatttatttgaattaaatttgaagGAAATCGCTTtgtaatttatttcatttatatgtaTCATCATAATTTCagaatatgaaataataaaaaattataaagaaaattaaaaatatttacaagaaTATATCATATCTATTATAACATTTCAATTTTTAGTTTACTAAAATCTATAATCAACAtaaatttcacaatttaaatttaaattttatttttattttattggacatcttaattataaattgattttattgaaaaaaaaaatcctaaattatTATCTCAAAAGTTCTTCTAGTTTATCTCTCTCAacatttgtattattatatgttttcaTATAAAAACGATATTATCAAATGTAGatcatcaaatcaaataaaataagagtGAGCTAATATACAAATAACTAATCTTACCATCACAATTTATAACTAAACAATATAAAAGTCACGTTATAATACTCAATCAACCTTCTAATCCAACCTATGATCATATTATagttcaaaacaaaacaacattacaactaCTCGTAATTTTACACCCTAATTCAACATACAAATGGTTTCAATGCAAAGTATACATTCATACAAAGCTACTTAAGAAATTACTTTCACAGTAATTACACCCTTTCATAAAGTTTTCAGCCTTTCATTCTTTAAGAACTAAGTAAATACCAAGTTCTTAACTACAATTAATACACATATCAGACCATCCATTCGCTCATCATAATCGTTATAACTAGTCATTATTCTTATAATCTTATGAATATAGTTCAGTTTTCACTTTTATCTCAAAGAAACATATGAAAGTTGTGTCACACACAAGCTTTATCCATCACTCGCTCCTatggaaataaaatatattatatttaccaAAAGTCTTATGAACGCTCAAAATCCACGACTCTCCAGAGTTTTATGGACAAAATCTCCTACCTTTTGTTGAAAcatatcacattttcattccaacaaccaatacatattatactatataaaatataccGATCGGAGGTAATAGTCATTTATGGGCAGCTAGCAGGTATATTAGCAGGGGTATTAATGAGTTAGATTGTCTTATGCTTTACAAATATACggtattaataattgattattgggtttgattgcctaaaaataTACTACATTAATGGTAATCAATGTGCTTGGCTATCACAAACCCTGTAAATATATGATTGATGTCTAGGTAAAATAACATCAATCTATTATAACGAAATATAGatctctttatgaaacatatctgacacATCAATCTATTATAAcgaaatatagacctctttatgaaacatatctgacttgagcgtcggagtgtcagATCAACAACCCATCAGAGTGAATTGCGTTCTCAGAGAGGATTGGACGACTGAAAGAGAGCAGAGCAAGGATGGGAcaaattcaaccgaaacatattttcaaacaaataaaatgaaacaaaataacatatataacttCTAATAAAATTACcttaaatttactataaatattatatataatatcctaacaacattataaaatattagaatctACATTAGATATAACATGCTAACAAAACcttttataactatttattcACTCCACCTATCAAACCTCATACTGTCCATGGCAACCCAGTTCCACgcaatatatattaattaggcACCTAACCCCAAAATTATCTACATTGCTAAGACACccacttaaaagaaaaaaagtcacCAACCGTGTACAATTTGTTGCAGCCATTCcttatagtttttgaaaaaacccaaatcacaattttatttataataaagacaAAACCGCCGTTCCTACACATCAAactataaaaactttaattttcatatggattataaattataacacctaatagcaatatatatatatatatatatatatatatatatatatatatatatatatatatacacgcaCGTAATGGTATTATAAAGAAGCATGAACTCCATATGCTTTAAAGTGTCAAACCACAATTTCATTCCATTCTTTAGAcgtaaaaataagataataataataaaaaaaaacaaaacacaattttgattgtaaaataaatatttcaaaccAAGGAATTATATTGTGGAGAAGATAATAAAAAGTAGTTAGTTCCTCTTACCTGAATTGTTATTTCTATTCTAACCCTTGATAttcttgtatttgtttttatcCTAGTGACTCAACGACGGAGTCTCAAAAGAACATACTATCCCAAACCTCtacttaaagaaaagaaaacaaataattaaattacgtcttattttacatttattatatttctcaaagtaaagaaaacaaacaaacttcacaaatatttcaaaacaaattttaaaaattgtctataaaaaacattatcgataaaagttaaacataaaaaatttttaTGTATactttaatcaaataaattgactttatcttaTGTTTAATCGATATAAAACTATCACTAAAAGTGTTTATAGTTTGAGGACAATGAGAGAAAATATATGAGGGATACAACaatgttgtaacatcccaaaatatatagtataaactatataaatagTAGTCAgcattataatataatagaacagtTAAAGACTTGTAGATAAAGGATTAATCTTACAATCATCCAAAATGGctataaaatttgaaactttatatccaatagagtatttcaaaactaTACAAAATAACTAAGAAATCCTAACTAAACTAGACAGCAGCGTCATCACCCTCCAAGGCCTGCTCTAGAGGAACCTCGtctacctctgctcacatccaaatggatgatcattgcaaaataAAACACCACAAGAACAACATACAAACACAAgcagaagggtgagctagatatacaaagaTCATACAGTTATAATACCATGTAACATACAAAGTCCACTCAACCAAAGTATACTAGATCACACATCCTAACATGTTATattctagacttgactcgtccaaacttagaatgattgtcgaggtATGACAGGTTATGCACCTTTGCAAAggcattgccaatgggtttcaccctaccacactcacgaggttagtctgttccggaCCTTGGGGaatactggaagcccccaagactaagacttcctgctactcctcacgacatggttcaatcctctctacttgagaatgaaagaccattggagtttcaggataacccccaagactgagctcctgcattcattctaaacaaccTGGAATCTCACTAAGAGATTCTACAATGAAACTTACCTTCAGCCCTTTAAatcatatactttttatttggAATTGAACTCATAATAATTCTCAATTATATACAAACATCCACcttcaaacataattcacaataCATACCACAAGTAGTTTAATAAACTCAAAACAAAGTAATTAAAGAGAAACTGTTTCAAACCTTTCGCTCTGCGCACCCAATTTGCAAGGCGAAACCAGGAGTCCCTCGCATAGCGATCTGTCTCGCTATTCGAATTAACTCGCAGAGGTACTAGACCTCAACCTCTCGCATAACGCCCCATGTCGCTATGCGAGAACCCAAACAGAGACCAACCTTCCCAAACCACTCGCTATGCTTCCTTTTTCGCTATTcgaataaaattagaaataactCCAGACCCCAACCAGGCGCATAGCGCCCTGATTCGCCATGTGAACCGGTagacagagagcaaccctctccAACCATTCGAAAAATGCACCAACTCATTGTGCGAATGTCTAGACAGAGAGCAACCTCTCAAGTCATTCGCAAAGTGCACCAACGCGCTGTGCGAATGCCCTTGGCAGAGAGCAGCTCACCATAGCGACTCGCTATGTGAAActattcgcatagcgagtctgcataatctacagaacaaaattctgcagatttatgcaactcaaccacaATATACCAATTCTAACAATTtctcccaacttctaacactcttAAATTGTATAATATACCTAATTAAACTTGGCTAAGTGATCCTAAACATGCCTACCACCAATCTAAAGTGATTATGAACCAGTTCTTACTCTAAAACATTCAATTCCTCAACTTAAAgacccaaattcaattttaccGCTTTGCACAGGTTTTTGACCATTTAAAAGACCCACACAAGTTACAAATGACTTACCTATACTGCCTAAACAGACCAAACAAGCCACTGACCTCAAATTCTCAAATTCagtacctcacttcctctaaaaggACCTAAAACACTACCAATTCACTTAACTTTCTATCTAATCAATATTATAACAGAATACAATCATCTAACACACTCAATTACAGTTGCACATCACATCTAATCAATTCACAAACAACATTTCATAGTTTCATCAATAAACATTCAAAGAATACATGATTTAATCTACACAAGAACTACATTTCAGCTCAAGCAGTAGACTAAACAGCTCAAAAATTAGACTTACAATAGAACAGGTGAGGATAAGACTCCCTCATGACATCCTCTAACTCCCAAGTAGAGTCACCTGTCCTACTAACCTAGATAACTTTGACTAGACTGATGGTTTTGCCCATAAGTTGCTTGGTTTGGCTCTCCACAATCCTAACAGGCTGCACTTCAACAGACAGATCTTCCCTCACTTGCACGTCTTCAGCTTCTAACACATGAGATGGATCAGGCACATACTTCCTGAGTTGTGAAACATGGAACACTGAATGAAGATTCGTCAGCTGGGGTGGCATGACTATCTCATACGCAACTGGCCCCACACGTCTCAAGATTTGATAAGGACCAAGATACCCAGGAGATAGCTTCCTAGCACAAATGACTCTTCCCACACCAGTAGTAGGAGTCACTCTGAGGAAAACATGATCCCCAACTGCAAACTTCAAAGGTCTCCGTCTCTGATCAACATAGGACTTCTGCCTACTCTGAGACGCCTGCATCCTCTCTTGAATCAACTTCACTTTATCTTTAGTCTGCTGAATCAAATAGGGTCCGGTCAACACTGATTTTCCctcttgaaaccaacaaagaTGCGTTCTACATTTTCTTCCATACAATGCCTCAAACGGTGCCATACCAATACTGGCCTGATAaatgttgttgtaggtgaactccacCAACGACAAGACCTCATCCCAGACTCCTAAGTGACTCCTAAGTGATCCAAGACACACGTCCTCAACAAATCCTCAAGTGACTGGATCGTTCTCTCTGACTGGTCATCAGTCTGGGGATGATACGTTGAAGTCATCTGTAGTCTGCTGCCCATCTCACTCTAAAGCGTCTGCCAGAATCTATAAGTGAACCGCAAATCTCTATCTGAAATAATCCTAGAAGGTACCCCATGCAATCTCACAACCTCTCTGATATACAATTGTGCCAGCTTTGCCATCGACATTCTCAAATTTACGGTTAAGAAATGAGCACTTTTTGTCAACCTGTCCACAATCACCCAAATAACATCATGACCTCTAACCGTGTGTGGCAAATGGGTAACAAAATCCATAGctatgctatcccatttccacttAGGAATCTCCAATTGGTGCAACAAACCATCGGGTCTCTGATGCTACATCTCTCTTCATCCCAAACCACCAGAAAGATTCCTTGAGATcctgatacattttagtcatgccaggatgcatgctaaaacaaCTCTGATGATCCTCCTCAAGGATCAATCTCCTCAACTCAGAATCACTAGGAACACAGACCCTGCCTCTGAACTGCAGTATACCATCAGTCCCTACTACGAAGTCTCTGCCCTAATCTGTACCACTCAACGGTGCTTACCTATGTAGCTCGACATCTGCCAACTGTTTCTCCCTGATATGACCCAATAGATCGCTCGACACCACAAGACTGTTGCATCTGATACTATCAGGTTCGAACTCAACATGCAACCTCAAGTCTTTGAATGTCTCAACCAACTCCAATTCTCTAACCATCAAAGCAGCCAAATGCACTGTCTTCCTACTCAACGCATCTGCAACCACATTCGCCTTCCCAGGATGATATAGGAGATCAAACTCATAATCCTTCAGAAACTCCATCCATCTCCTCTGCCTCACATTCAgttccttctgatcaaagagatacttCAAACTCTTGTAATCATTGAATACCTGAAACTGCGCACCATAAAGATAGTGCCTCCAAATATTCAAGGCAAACACAATTGCTGCCAACTCCAAGTCATGAGTgggataattcttctcatgaaccttgaGTTGCCTTGAAGCATAGACaattattttcctttcttgCATCAGAACATAGCCTAATTCCTGATAAGAAGCATCGTAGAAAACCTCAAAAGGTTTACCTGTGTCTAGGATAACCAACACTAGAGCACTACTCAATCTTTGCTTTAGCTCTTGAAAGTAGACTCACACTGATCCGTCCAAGCAAAAGGCTGATCCTTCCTCGTCAACGGCGTCACAATCCTGGAGAAACCCTCAATGAAAAGACGGTAATAGCCCGCTAAACCTACAAAGCTTCTGATCTCAGTAGCTGACTTCGGTCTTTCCCACTGAAATACTGCCTAAACCTTAGCTGGATCCACAGAAATCCCACCAGCAAATATCACATGGCCTAGAAACTGAACTTCTTCCAACCAAAAATCACACGTAGACAGTTTATCATACAACTTCTCTCTTAAAATCTCAAGCACTATCTTAAGGAGATCCTCATGCTCCTCTCGCGTCTTAGAATAAATAAGTATATCATCTATAAAGATGACAACAAACTTATCTAAGAACGGCCTGAAGATTCTgttcatataatccatgaaTATGGTTAGAGCGTTAGtcacaccaaaaggcataactacATACTCTGGACCTGAAGGCAGTCTTCTGCAGATCACCTGCCTTTACAAGAATCTGATGATAACTTGACCTCAGGTCTATCTTGGAGAACACCGTAACTCTATGCAGTTGATCCATCAAGTCATCAATCTTAGGTAGagggtacttgttcttgatggttaaCTTATTCAACTGTCTGTAATCTATACACAACCTGGAGCTACCATCCTTTTTCTTGACAAGCAACACAGGTGCGCCCCACGGCGATACACTTGGTCTGATGAACTGCTTCTCCAACAAATCTTCAATCTGATTCTTCAACTCAGCTAACTCTGCTAGAGCCATTCGAT
The Vigna angularis cultivar LongXiaoDou No.4 chromosome 5, ASM1680809v1, whole genome shotgun sequence genome window above contains:
- the LOC108339236 gene encoding phosphatidylinositol 4-phosphate 5-kinase 8 isoform X3, with product MPLQSQFTKTRPESVSQFIHCHQTHQTLHVTMNASPTTHLKPRPAREYPSSPSPAITFRHPLAQTALLISLNLGLLLFTRLFPVKLSSSSSSSSTSSSSPSTHPVVWSIGSNPKQTKSTSSGCWVQVHSNGDVYEGEFQKGKCWGSGVYHYHMSGRYEGDWVDGKYDGYGVETWARGSRYRGQYKKGLRHGMGIYRFYNGDVYGGEWSNGQCHGFGDHTCYDGSRYVGEFKWGVKHGHGQYHFRNGDIYAGEYFADKMHGFGVYQFQNGHQYEGAWHEGRRQGLGMYTFRNGETQCGHWHNGILDDPKRHNSPNGSPCDVDHAKVSNAVQV
- the LOC108339236 gene encoding uncharacterized protein LOC108339236 isoform X1 — translated: MPLQSQFTKTRPESVSQFIHCHQTHQTLHVTMNASPTTHLKPRPAREYPSSPSPAITFRHPLAQTALLISLNLGLLLFTRLFPVKLSSSSSSSSTSSSSPSTHPVVWSIGSNPKQTKSTSSGCWVQVHSNGDVYEGEFQKGKCWGSGVYHYHMSGRYEGDWVDGKYDGYGVETWARGSRYRGQYKKGLRHGMGIYRFYNGDVYGGEWSNGQCHGFGDHTCYDGSRYVGEFKWGVKHGHGQYHFRNGDIYAGEYFADKMHGFGVYQFQNGHQYEGAWHEGRRQGLGMYTFRNGETQCGHWHNGILDDPKRHNSPNGSPCDVDHAKVSNAVQDAHSAAEKTYNMSKVDEGMNKVVAAANKSANAARVAAVKAVQNRMHHNNNDK
- the LOC108339236 gene encoding phosphatidylinositol 4-phosphate 5-kinase 8 isoform X2; amino-acid sequence: MPLQSQFTKTRPESVSQFIHCHQTHQTLHVTMNASPTTHLKPRPAREYPSSPSPAITFRHPLAQTALLISLNLGLLLFTRLFPVKLSSSSSSSSTSSSSPSTHPVVWSIGSNPKQTKSTSSGCWVQVHSNGDVYEGEFQKGKCWGSGVYHYHMSGRYEGDWVDGKYDGYGVETWARGSRYRGQYKKGLRHGMGIYRFYNGDVYGGEWSNGQCHGFGDHTCYDGSRYVGEFKWGVKHGHGQYHFRNGDIYAGEYFADKMHGFGVYQFQNGHQYEGAWHEGRRQGLGMYTFRNGETQCGHWHNGILDDPKRHNSPNGSPCDVDHAKVSNAVQTLQNSPKLQQNHC